A DNA window from Shewanella baltica contains the following coding sequences:
- a CDS encoding bifunctional metallophosphatase/5'-nucleotidase — MTQGYTLSLAHINDTHSNFEPSRVQFNLNIGQHKLDVTSHSGGYARIGHHITKARQAAAQTDTPFVFLHGGDSFQGTLYFSHFKGKANAHLLNLLAPDAMVIGNHDIDEGNARLAEFAKQIDFPLLAGNMDLSQEDLNKPGCLRGLPNILDYDHQQKRAKYLLKPFHGKTLAIVGITLDQMKEIARPDPDTHFVDAIATTARTVEHLKNQGIKHIIVLSHLGLDQDKRLAAEVDGISLIVGGHTHTLQGDFRALGLSNLPYGEVINNTPIVHAGKYAEVVGLAEITFDAEGKVLNLKGGNYFMLDQHFILSANTAVDNQDYQAVRQQLSQHPNVLWDDADADIDGVIRDIYKPAIADMENKVLALVPKNLVHTRLPSKALPHGSEIAPWVSRSMFQEAKLVDPRVNFALHNAGGVRQSVAQGQLTLADVMGQLLPFELPLVKYEIQGQFLYQALESAINAATNNSVRGTGAGSFPYTYGLRYYYDGRRPLGERLFRLEMMQPDSHSLWYPVEQESLYVGVSTSYTAAGKEGYHPLLQARWQESMESLTLPQAFIRFLNRSPNLSDLLSQHVHYTSHSQRMG, encoded by the coding sequence ATGACACAGGGTTACACACTCTCACTCGCGCACATCAATGACACCCATTCGAATTTTGAACCCAGCCGCGTCCAATTTAACCTTAACATCGGCCAGCATAAGCTTGATGTAACCAGCCATAGCGGTGGTTATGCCCGCATCGGCCATCACATCACTAAGGCACGTCAAGCCGCCGCACAAACCGATACGCCGTTTGTTTTCCTGCACGGTGGTGACAGCTTCCAAGGCACGCTTTATTTCAGCCATTTTAAAGGCAAGGCCAACGCCCACTTACTCAATCTGTTAGCGCCTGATGCTATGGTCATTGGCAACCACGATATCGATGAAGGTAACGCCAGACTTGCCGAGTTTGCTAAGCAGATTGATTTCCCATTGCTTGCGGGCAACATGGATTTAAGCCAAGAAGATCTCAACAAACCCGGTTGTCTGCGCGGGTTACCTAATATCTTGGATTATGATCACCAGCAAAAACGCGCGAAATACCTGCTTAAACCTTTCCACGGTAAGACGTTAGCCATTGTCGGCATTACCTTAGATCAAATGAAAGAGATCGCTCGCCCCGATCCTGACACTCATTTTGTCGATGCTATAGCCACAACCGCACGCACGGTTGAGCACCTTAAAAATCAAGGCATCAAACATATTATCGTGCTCAGCCACTTAGGCTTAGATCAGGATAAGCGCCTCGCGGCCGAAGTCGATGGTATTAGCCTGATCGTAGGCGGTCACACGCATACGCTACAGGGCGATTTTCGCGCCTTAGGTTTGAGCAACCTGCCCTACGGTGAAGTCATCAACAACACGCCGATAGTGCATGCGGGTAAATATGCCGAAGTCGTCGGCTTAGCCGAGATAACGTTTGATGCTGAAGGGAAAGTGCTGAATTTAAAGGGCGGCAACTATTTCATGCTGGATCAACACTTTATCTTAAGTGCTAACACAGCTGTCGATAATCAAGATTACCAAGCGGTGCGCCAACAGCTCAGTCAGCACCCGAATGTCCTTTGGGATGATGCCGATGCCGATATTGATGGCGTGATCCGAGACATCTACAAACCCGCCATCGCGGATATGGAGAACAAAGTCTTAGCACTGGTGCCAAAAAACTTAGTCCATACACGCCTGCCCTCTAAGGCCCTGCCCCACGGCAGTGAAATTGCGCCTTGGGTCAGTCGCAGCATGTTCCAAGAAGCTAAGCTTGTCGATCCTAGGGTGAACTTTGCCCTGCATAATGCCGGCGGTGTGCGCCAGTCGGTGGCCCAAGGCCAGTTGACGTTGGCGGATGTGATGGGGCAATTACTGCCCTTCGAATTGCCGCTGGTTAAGTATGAAATTCAAGGTCAATTCCTCTATCAAGCGCTCGAATCGGCGATTAACGCGGCGACCAACAACAGCGTCCGTGGCACAGGTGCGGGCAGTTTCCCTTACACCTACGGCTTACGGTATTACTACGATGGCCGCCGTCCACTGGGCGAACGTTTATTCAGATTAGAGATGATGCAGCCAGACAGTCACTCCCTTTGGTATCCAGTTGAACAAGAGTCACTGTATGTTGGAGTATCGACCTCTTACACTGCTGCGGGTAAGGAAGGCTATCATCCATTGCTGCAAGCTCGCTGGCAGGAGTCGATGGAGTCTCTGACGTTGCCACAGGCCTTTATTCGATTCTTAAATCGCTCACCGAATCTGTCTGATTTACTGTCGCAACACGTGCATTACACCAGCCACAGCCAACGTATGGGTTAA
- a CDS encoding CNNM domain-containing protein produces the protein MLTLIIIVLVAVGVSFLCSVFEAVLLSVTPSYIASLEQTDSAAATRLRKLKENVEAPLVSILTLNTIAHTVGAAVAGAQAAKIFGDDMLGVFSGVLTFIILFFSEIIPKSLGANHWRRLAPSVSVAVMWMKRVTRPLIWMSQQVTRLMGKGDEGHYIRQEMSAMAKIGHESGELDEQESKILTQMLKVRDMPVTAIMTPRTVMFSLPVDLTQNEFVRQYRDKPFTRIPVYDQDHDDVIGYITRTDVLLAERYTPEAPIGELKRSLFVVPETAKILPLFERMIKRNTQIAMVVDEYGSSQGIVTQEDIIESMLGLEIVDLNDPATDMQQLARKLWTKRMKQKGIRLSDDGDFEAASDDDEAKSG, from the coding sequence ATGTTAACCCTCATCATTATAGTGCTTGTCGCTGTCGGAGTTTCTTTTCTGTGCAGTGTGTTCGAAGCTGTTCTGCTATCGGTTACCCCAAGTTATATCGCATCACTCGAACAAACTGACAGTGCCGCAGCCACGCGCTTGCGTAAACTGAAAGAAAATGTCGAAGCCCCTTTGGTGTCAATCCTTACGTTGAATACTATCGCCCATACCGTCGGCGCCGCCGTTGCGGGTGCGCAAGCAGCGAAAATATTTGGTGACGATATGTTGGGTGTTTTCTCGGGCGTATTGACCTTTATTATTCTGTTCTTCTCAGAAATCATTCCTAAATCATTGGGTGCCAACCATTGGCGTCGCCTCGCACCGAGCGTTTCTGTTGCCGTGATGTGGATGAAGCGTGTCACTAGACCGCTGATCTGGATGTCGCAGCAAGTCACTCGTTTGATGGGCAAAGGTGATGAAGGCCATTATATCCGCCAAGAAATGAGCGCGATGGCCAAAATCGGCCATGAATCCGGTGAGCTTGACGAGCAAGAGTCAAAAATTCTGACGCAAATGCTCAAGGTACGTGATATGCCCGTTACGGCAATTATGACTCCGCGCACTGTGATGTTCTCACTGCCAGTGGATCTGACTCAAAATGAGTTTGTGCGCCAATATCGCGACAAACCTTTTACCCGTATTCCCGTGTACGACCAAGATCATGATGATGTGATTGGTTACATTACCCGCACCGATGTGTTGCTGGCTGAGCGTTACACGCCAGAAGCGCCGATTGGTGAGCTTAAACGGAGTTTATTTGTGGTGCCTGAAACCGCAAAAATTCTGCCACTTTTTGAGCGTATGATTAAGCGTAACACCCAAATTGCTATGGTGGTCGACGAGTACGGCAGTAGCCAAGGTATCGTGACTCAAGAAGATATTATCGAATCTATGTTAGGATTAGAGATTGTCGATTTAAACGACCCCGCGACCGATATGCAGCAATTAGCACGTAAACTTTGGACTAAGCGCATGAAGCAAAAAGGCATTCGCCTATCCGATGACGGTGATTTTGAAGCCGCATCCGATGATGACGAAGCCAAATCCGGCTGA
- a CDS encoding bifunctional tRNA (adenosine(37)-C2)-methyltransferase TrmG/ribosomal RNA large subunit methyltransferase RlmN, whose product MSEKKINLLDLDRKAMRALFADMGEKPFRADQLMKWLYHFGVSDFEEMTNINKVLRQKLAARCEIVAPEISSFQKSTDGTIKFAINVGQGQEVETVYIPEDDRATLCVSSQVGCALECTFCSTGQQGFNRNLTVSEIVGQIWRVSHFLGFAKDTGERPITNVVMMGMGEPLLNLANVIPAMDIMLDDFGFSLSKRRVTLSTSGVVPALDKLGDAIDVALAVSIHAPNDELRDILVPINKKYPLDEFLAGIRRYIAKSNANRGRVTVEYVMLDHINDSTDQAHELAKLMKDTPCKVNLIPFNPYPGSPYGRSSNSRIDRFSKVLMEYGFTVIVRKTRGDDIDAACGQLAGDIRDRTKRLAKKRMQENQISVTMN is encoded by the coding sequence ATGAGTGAAAAGAAGATCAATTTATTAGACCTTGATCGTAAGGCGATGCGCGCATTATTTGCGGACATGGGAGAGAAACCCTTTCGTGCCGATCAGCTCATGAAATGGCTATATCATTTCGGTGTCAGTGACTTCGAAGAGATGACCAACATCAACAAAGTGTTACGTCAAAAATTGGCGGCACGCTGCGAGATCGTTGCGCCAGAAATTTCGAGTTTCCAAAAATCGACCGATGGGACGATTAAATTCGCGATCAACGTTGGCCAAGGCCAAGAAGTTGAAACGGTTTATATTCCTGAGGATGACCGCGCGACCTTGTGTGTCTCATCCCAAGTGGGTTGTGCCCTCGAATGTACTTTCTGCTCAACGGGTCAGCAAGGGTTTAACCGTAACTTAACGGTTTCTGAAATCGTCGGCCAAATTTGGCGTGTATCGCACTTTTTAGGTTTTGCTAAAGACACGGGCGAGCGTCCTATCACTAACGTCGTGATGATGGGTATGGGCGAGCCATTGCTCAACCTAGCTAATGTGATCCCTGCGATGGACATCATGCTCGATGATTTTGGTTTTAGCTTGTCAAAACGCCGCGTGACCTTATCAACATCAGGCGTAGTGCCAGCGTTAGATAAACTGGGCGATGCCATCGATGTGGCACTTGCCGTCAGTATCCATGCGCCAAATGATGAGCTGCGTGACATTCTGGTCCCAATCAATAAAAAATATCCGCTGGATGAGTTTTTAGCGGGTATTCGTCGTTATATCGCTAAATCTAATGCAAACCGTGGCCGCGTGACGGTTGAATACGTGATGCTAGATCACATCAACGACAGCACAGATCAAGCCCATGAGTTAGCTAAGTTGATGAAAGATACACCTTGTAAGGTAAATCTGATCCCATTTAACCCGTATCCTGGCTCGCCTTACGGCCGTTCGTCTAACTCACGTATCGACCGTTTTTCTAAGGTGCTAATGGAGTACGGTTTTACAGTGATCGTGCGTAAAACCCGTGGCGATGATATTGATGCTGCTTGTGGTCAGTTAGCTGGTGATATTCGCGATAGAACGAAACGTTTAGCAAAAAAACGCATGCAAGAAAACCAGATTTCAGTCACAATGAATTAA